The nucleotide sequence GGAGTTGATGTTCACGGCCTGGCTGTAGTCGGGGCTGAGGACCGCGCAGAACGTGCCGTCGACCTGGGCGGGGAACGGCATGAAGCCGATGTCGTCAGGGTTCGCGCCCGCCTTCTCGGCGGCCTGGCGGAACTGGAGGACCGCCCAGGAGCCGAGCCAGGCGGTGGCGATCTCGCCCTTCGCCAGGCGGGGCTTGGAACCCTCCCAGTTGGTGGTCGTCGGGTCCTTCTCGATGAGGCCCTGCTTGACGATGTCGTAGAGGAGGGTGTCGCCGACGCGCAGGTCCTCGCCCTGGGCCCAGGGGTCGCCCTCGGCGAGCCGGGTGGTGGCCGCGTTGTCGCAGCTGACCGAGCCGTCGACGTAGGTCCAGGAGGTGAGCGGCCACTGGGCGGCGAAGTTGGTGTAGTACGGCACCGCGTCCGTCTTGGACTTGATGGCCTTCAGGGCGGTGAGGAACTCGCTCGGTGAGGTGGGCCAGTCGGTGACGCCGGCCTCGGCCCAGACCTTCTTGTTGTAGACGAAGCCGGGGGTGCCGCCGTTCGTGGTCTGACCGTAGACCTTGCCGTCGACGGTGGTGAAGTCGGTGAAGCGGTACTTCTTGCCCAGCTCCTCCTCGGTGCCGAGCGAGGCGAAGAACTTGGGGTAGTCGTTCTTCTTGATGACGCCCGGGATCATCAGGACGTCGCCGTAGTTCTCCGTGTTCATACGGATCTTGACTTCGGCCTCGTAGTCCGTGAGGGCCTCGAACTCCACCTTGACCTTCGGATAGGTCTTGTTGAAGGTGTCCGCGTATTTCTTCATCGTGCCGTCCTGCACGATGTCGGTGCGGTGGGTGAGGACCTTGATGGTGCCGGAGACCTGTGCCGGGTCGTCAGGGGCCTTGGCGTCGGCGCCCTTCGAGCTGCCTCCGCTGCCGGTGCAGCCCGAGGCGAGGAGGGCGGCTGCGACCAGTGTTCCGGTGAGTGTCCTTCGGTGGTTCATGTGCACCAGCTCCGTTCGGGACGGACGAGCACGAGTGGGTTGGCTGATTCGGCACTCTGGCAGTCGGTACTGAACCGGTAAAGTCCCTATTTCGCCAAGGCTGCCGAAAGATTTCGCGCTACTGTCGATGGGCTGAACTGGACCGGTTTAGGGAGTGCGCATGCTGGATGCCACACCGCTCACCGAGGGCTGGATCCTGCGACATGGGGGAGATCCCCTTCCCGCCGAGGTACCCGGGTGCGTGCACACCGATCTGCTGGCGGCGGGGCTGATCCCGGACCCCTTCCTCGGGCGGAACGAGACCGAGGTGGCGTGGGTGGGACGCCGGGAGTGGACGTACGAGGTCGAGCTGCCGGGCGTCGGCGCGGCCGGCGGGCACGACCAGACCGATCTGGTCTTCGACGGGCTCGACACCGCCGCCGAGATCCGGCTCGACGGCCGGCTCCTGGGCTCCGTACGGAACATGCACCGCTCGTACCGCTTCGACATCACCGGCATGAGCGGACGGCTCCGCGTGAGCTTCGCCTCCGCGTACGCCGAGGCCGAGGCGGTGCGCGAGCGGCTCGGCGACCGGCCGAACACCTATCCCGAACCCTTCCAGTACATCAGGAAGATGGCCTGCTCCTTCGGCTGGGACTGGGGGCCGACGCTCGTGACGGCCGGGATCTGGCGGCCCGTCCGGCTGGAGAGGTGGTCGACGGCCCGTATCGCGCGGGTACGGCCCCTGGTGACCGTCGACGGCACGACCGGGCACGTGGAGCTGCTCGTCGACGTGGAGCGGGCGGCCGTGGAGGCGGGGCTGTGGCTGGAGGCCCGGGTGGGGGGTGTCAGCGCGGTCGCGGAGGTCGAGGGGACGAGCGGGGCCGTACGGCTGGAGGTCCCGGGCGTGGAGCTGTGGTGGCCGCGCGGCTACGGTGAACAACCCCTGTACGACGTCGAGTTGACTCTGCACAGCGAGAGCGGCGCACTCGATCTGTGGCGGCGGCGGGTCGGGTTCCGGGCCGTGGAACTGGACCGGAGCGCCGATGAGCACGGCACCGGGTTCACCCTCGTCGTCAACGGGGAGCGGCTGTTCGCGCGCGGGGTGAACTGGATCCCGGACGACGTGTTTCCGTCCCGGATCACACCCGAGCGGTATCGCGCACGGCTCACGCGGGCGGCCGAGGCCGGTGTCGACCTCGTACGGATCTGGGGCGGCGGGATCTACGAGAGCGAGGACTTCTACGACGTCTGCGACGAGTTGGGGCTGCTGGTCTGGCAGGACTTCCCCTTCGCATGCGCGGCCTACCCGGAGGAACAGCCGCTGCGGGGCGAGGTGGAGGCCGAGGCGCGGGAGAACGTCGTACGGCTGATGCCGCATCCGTCGCTGGTGCTGTGGAACGGCAACAACGAGAACCTGTGGGGGTTCAGGGACTGGGGCTGGGAGAAGCGGCTCGCCGGGGAGTCGTGGGGCGAGGGGTACTACCTGGGGCTGCTGCCGCGCGTCGTCGCGGAGTTGGACCCGACGCGGCCGTACGCGGCGGGCAGTCCCTGGTCGGGGTCCTGGGAGCGGCATCCGAACGACCCCGCGCACGGTACGCACCACTCCTGGGAGGTGTGGAACCGGGAGGACTACGCGGAGTACCGGGCGAACGTGCCCCGGTTCGTCGCCGAGTTCGGATGGCAGGCGCCGCCCGCGTACGCGACGCTGCGGCGGGCGCTGCCGGGTGAGGCCCTCGCCTCCGACTCGCCCGGGATGCTGCACCACCAGAAGGCGGAGGACGGCAACGGGAAGCTGGAGCGGGGGCTCACGCGTCATTTCGACCTGCCCGAGGGGGACTTCGACCGCTGGCACTATCTGACGCAGGTCAACCAGGCGCGGGCGGTCGCCGCCGGGATCGAGCACTGGCGCTCGCACTGGCCGGTGTGCGCGGGCACGATCGTGTGGCAGCTCAACGACTGCTGGCCGGTGACCTCCTGGGCCGCGATCGACGGGGACGGCAGGGAGAAGCCGCTCTACCACGAGCTGCGGCGGCTGTACGCGGACCGGTTGCTGTCGCTTCAGGTGCGGGGCGAGGGGCTGGTGCTGGCCGCCGTCAATCAGGCGGGCGAGGCGTGGGACCCGGCGGGTGTGCGGCTGCGGCGGATGTCCGTGGAGGGGAGCGTCGTCGCCGAGACGACGGTGAGCGTGTCGGCCGCCGCGCGTACGGTCGCCGGCGTTCGGGTGCCGCGCGAGGTGGAGCCCGTGGGGGCGAAGGAGTTTCTCGTGGCCGACGGCGAGGGGCTGCGGGCGGTGTACTTTCCGGTGCCGGATCGTGAGGTGCCGTATCCGCGGCCGGAGTTCGACGTCGAGGTCGGGCCGGATTCGGTGACCGTGACGGCTCGGACGCTGGTGCGGGATCTGCTGTTCCAGGCGGACCGCCTGGGGGCGGCGGCTCGGGCGGACACCGGGCTGGTCACGTTGTTGCCGGGCGAGCGGGTGACCATCGGGGTCCGGGGGTGGGAGGACGTGCCGAGCGTGGAGGACGTGCGGCGGGCTCTGTACTGCGTGGAGTCCGCGCGATGAGTGTCTCACCGACGCCGCCCCCGGCCCCGCCCCCTGTCCCTCGCGTGACCATCAAGGACGTCGCGGCGCTTGCCGGGGTGTCCAAGGGGGCGGTGTCGCTCGCGTTCAACCGGAAGCCGGGGCTGGCCGACGCCACGCGGGACCGGATCTTCGCGGCGGCGCGCGAGCTGGGGTGGGCGCCGAATCTGGCGGCTCGGTCGCTGTCGAGTCAGCGGGTGGACGTCGTGGGGCTGGCGATCTGCCGGCCGGCGAAGCTGCTGGGGCTCGAACCGTTCTACATGGAGTTCATCTCCGGGGTGGAGAGCGTGCTGACCGAGAGGTCCTGCTCGCTGCTGCTGCGCCTCGTGCGCAATCTGGAGGAGGAGGTGGGGCTTCAGGACGCGTGGTGGCGGGGGCGGCAGGTCAGTGGGTCGATTCTCGTCGATTTCCGCGCGGATGATCCGAGAGTGACCGCGGTGGGGCGACTGGGGATGCCGGTGGTGGCCGTCGGCCATCCGTCGCTGACCGGAGGGCTCACGTCCGTGTGGACGGACGACGCGACCGCCGTGACGGAGGCGGTGCGGTATCTGGCGGCGCTGGGGCACCGGCGGATCGCGCGGGTGGGAGGCGCGGTCTCGTTGGGGCACTCGGCCCTTCGTACGGCGGCGTTCGAGAAGGCCGCCGCTTCGCTGGTGTCGGCCCGGGTCTGGCAGGTGGCGACCGACTTCTCCGGAGAGGCGGGGGCGCGGGCGACGCGAGCGTTGTTGACCGGCGCCGACGGGGACCGGCCGACCGCGATCGTGTACGACAACGACATCATGGCGGTGGCGGGGCTCTCCGTGGCGGCGGAGATGGGGGTGCGCGTTCCTGAGGATGTCTCGTTGCTCGCCTGGGACGACTCGCAGCTCTGCCGGCTGACGCGGCCGACGCTCTCCGCGATGAGTCATGACGTGCATGGGTTCGGGGCGGATGTGGCGCGGACGTTGTTCGACGTGATCGCCGGAGACGGGGCTTCTCATCCGGTGGCCACACCCGTGCTGGTTCCCCGGGGATCCACCGCGCCCGCGCCTTGAGCGCCGTACGGGACCGCGGGACGGGACGGCAGGTTCGTTCGGGCTGGTCGCGCGGTTCCTCGCGCCTCCGAGGCACATTGCTGTAACCGGCGGTAACATGAGGAACCCGTGTGACCTTCGCCGCTCCCCCGTCCAGGGGTGTGCAGCACTGTTACTCGTAAGTAGCATGGGGGCTGAGCGCCCGCTCAGCGGTTGCGCATCGCAGCAGTGCCGTCCCGCACCTCTGGAGGAGAGCCATCGTGCCTCGTACCGTCAAGGATGTCGTCTTCGTCGACGGCGTCCGCACCCCGTTCGGCAAGGCGGGCCCGAAGGGCATCTACCACGAGACCCGCGCCGACGACCTCGTCGTGAAGGCGATCCGGGAGCTGCTGCGCCGCAACCCCGGTCTGGAGCCCGCGAAGATCGACGAGGTCGCCATCGCCGCGACCACGCAGATCGGTGACCAGGGGCTCACCATCGGCCGTACGGCGGGCATCCTCGCCGGTCTGCCGCAGTCGGTCCCCGGTTACTCCATCGACCGCATGTGCGCCGGCGCCCTGACCGCCGTCACCTCGGTCGCCGGTTCCGTCGCCTTCGGCGCGTACGACATCGCCATCGCCGGTGGTGTCGAGCACATGGGCCGCCACCCGATGGGCGAGGGCGTGGACCCGAACCCCCGGTTCGTCAGCGAGAAGCTGGTCGACGAGTCCGCCCTGTTCATGGGCATGACGGCCGAGAACCTGCACGACCGGTACCCGACGATCACCAAGCAGCGCGCCGACGAGTACGCCGTGCGCTCGCAGGAGAAGGCCGCCAAGGCCTACGCCAACGGCAAGATCCAGGCCGACCTGGTGCCGATCTCGGTGCGACGGACCAACCCCGAGGCCGGCGAGACGGGCTGGGGCCTGGTCACCGCCGACGAGCCGATGCGGCCGGGGACGACCCTGGAGAACCTGTCGGGCCTCAAGACCCCCTTCCGCGTCCACGGGCGGGTCACCGCCGGTAACGCGGCCGGTCTGAACGACGGCGCGACCGCCTCGCTCATCGCCTCCGAGGACTTCGCCCGCGCGAACAACCTCCCGGTGAAGATGCGCCTCGTCGCGTACTCCTTCGCGGGTGTCGAGCCGGAGGTCATGGGCTACGGCCCGATCCCGGCGACGGAGAAGGCGCTCGCCCAGGCGGGGCTGTCCATCGACGACATCGGTCTGTTCGAGATCAACGAGGCCTTCGCAGTCCAGGTGCTGGCCTTCCTGGAGCACTACGGCATCGCCGACGACGACGCGCGCGTCAACCAGTACGGCGGCGCGATCGCGTTCGGCCACCCGCTGGCCTCCTCGGGTGTGCGTCTCATGACGCAGCTCGCCCGTCAGTTCGAGGAGCAGCCCGAGGTCCGCTACGGCCTCACCACCATGTGCGTCGGCTTCGGCATGGGCGCGACGGTCATCTGGGAGAACCCGCACTTCGAGTCCGCCGGAGGCAGCAAGTGAGCACCACCGCTGAGCTTTTGAAGGGTGCGGCCGAGCTGTTCCCCGACGAGGTCGTGACGTCCGCGCACGTACGCCACCTCGACCTGCCGTTCGGCGCCGGGCGCTTCGCGCTCATCACGCTGGACAACGGCCTCGACCACACCAAGCCGACCACCTTCGGCCCGGCGTCGCTGGCGAACCTGAACACCGCCCTCGACCAGGTCGAGAAGGAGGCCTCGGCCGGCGAGATCATCGGTGTCGGTGTCACCGGCAAGCCGTTCATCTTCGCCGTCGGCGCCGACCTCAAGGGCGTCGAACTGCTGAAGGAGCACGAGCACGCGCTCGCCATCGGCAAGGGCGGTCACGAGGTCTTCAAGCGGCTGTCCGCGCTCGCCGTCCCGACCTTCGCGTACTACAACGGTGCCGCGATGGGCGGTGGCGTCGAGGTCGGTCTGCACTGCGCCTACCGGACCGTCTCGAAGGCCATCCCGGCCTTCTCCCTCCCCGAGGTCTTCCTCGGTCTGGTCCCGGGCTGGGGCGGCTGCGCGCTGCTGCCGAACCTGATCGGTGCCGACAAGGCCGTCTCGGTGATCATCGAGAACAGCCTCAACCAGAACAAGCAGCTCAAGGGCCAGCAGGTCTTCGACCTCGGCATCGCGGACGCGATCTTCGAGGGCGCCGACTTCCTGGAGCAGTCGCTGATCTGGACGGCGAACGTCCTCAAGGGCGACGTCACCGTCGAGCGTCCCGTCATCGACCGCGGTGAGGCCTGGGACCAGGCCGTCGCCAAGGGCCGGTCCATCGCGGACAGCAAGGTGCACGGGGCGGCCCCGGCCGCGTACCGCGCGCTGGACATCATCGAGGCCGCCAAGAACGGCGACCTCCAGCAGGGCTTCGACGCCGAGGACGTCGCCCTCGCCGACCTGATCATGGGTGGCGAGCTGCGCTCCGGTATCTACGCCTTCAACCTGGTGCAGAAGCGCGGCAAGCGTCCCGCCGGTGCGCCGGACAAGTCGCTGGCCCGTCCGGTCACCAAGGTCGGTGTCGTCGGCGCCGGTCTGATGGCCTCCCAGCTCGCGCTGCTCTTCCTGCGCCGCCTGGAGGTGCCGGTCGTACTGACCGACATCGACCAGGAGCGCGTCGACAAGGGTGTGGGCTACGTCCACGCCGAGATCGACAAGCTGCTGCTCAAGAGCCGGATCAACCAGGACAAGGCCAACCGCCTCAAGGCGCTGGTCACCGGTGTCCTGGACAAGGCCGAGGGCTTCGCGGACGCGGACTTCATCATCGAGGCCGTCTTCGAGGAGATCGGCGTCAAGCAGCAGGTGTTCGCGGAGGTCGAGGCGGTCGCCCCGGCGCACGCGATCCTCGCCACCAACACCTCCTCGCTGTCGGTGACCGAGATGGCGTCGAAGCTGAAGAACCCCGAGCGGGTCGTCGGCTTCCACTTCTTCAACCCGGTCGCGATCCTGCCGCTCCTGGAGATCGTCCGGGGCGAGACCACGGACGACGCCTCCCTCGCCACGGCCTTCGCCGTCGCCAAGAAGCTGAAGAAGACCGCGGTCCTGGTGAAGGACGCCCCGGCGTTCGTCGTGAACCGCATCCTCACCCGCTTCATGGGCGAGATCCAGAACGTCATCGACGAGGGCACGTCGGTCGAGGTCGCCGAGAAGGCGGTCGAGCCGCTGGGTCTGCCGATGTCGCCGCTGGTGCTCCTGGAGCTGGTGGGCCCGGCCATCGGTCTGCACGTCTCGGAGACCCTCAACCGGGCCTTCCCGGACCGCTTCACGGTCTCTCCCAACCTCGCCGCCGTCGTCAAGGCCGGCAAGCGCGGCTTCTACGTCTACTCCGCGGAGAACGGCTTCAAGCCGGAGCTGGACCCCGAGGTCGCCGCGCTCCTCAAGCAGGGCGATGTCGTCCTGTCCGAGGAGCAGGTGCGGGCCCGCGTCCTCGACGCCGTCGCCCAGGAGATCGGGCTCATGCTCGACGAGGGTGTCGTCGCCGAGGCGCAGGACATCGACCTCTGCCTGATCACCGGCGCCGGCTGGCCCTTCCACCTGGGCGGCATCACGCCGTACCTGGACCGCGAGGGCGTCAGCGAGCGCGTCAACGGCAAGAAGTTCCTGGAGACCGGGACGGCTTCGGTCCCCGCGTGACGGTCGTACGGGCATGACGGCCGTACGGGTATGAGGAGGGCCTCCGCTTTCGGGCGGAGGCCCTCCTGTCCTGTCCGGCCGACGGCGAGGTCGGCCTGCTCGTGACCTCGGGGAGAAGCCGCCCATGAGCAGGGCCCGGCCCACGGGGCCGAGTGCGGTGATCAGGGCCCGCCGTCCGCCGGCCTCGCCGTCGTTGCCGTAGCCGCGCTGCTGCCGGTCGGGGAACTCCTCGGCGAGCATCCCGAAGGCGCGGATCAACGCAGCATGACGCCGACGCCCGCGTTGCGGGCGAGGACATGGACACTGCCGCCGGCGCTCACTCCCCCGGTCGGTGTCGAGGCGCGTGGCCTTCGCCCGGTCCTTGTGCGGATCGCCCAGCGAACGCCACTCGGTGACGGGCCCGCCGGTCCGGTACCGGATGACGTACACGCAGGATGAACGTTCACCGGCACGGCGTGGCCGTCGGGCATGCGACCCTGACCCCATGGACGACCCCTTGCTCGTGATCGTCGACGCCGCGAACGTCGTCGGCTCCGTGCCCGACGGCTGGTGGCGCGACCGACGTGGCGCGGCGGAACGCCTGCGCGACCGGCTGGCCCGGGACGGGGTTCCCGGCCGGGACGAGCCCGTCGAACTCGTGATGGTCGTCGAGGGTGCCGCCCGCGGAGTGACACCGGTACCCGGCGTACGCGTCGAAGCGGCACCCCGCAGCGGCGACGACCGCATCGTGGAACTGGTCGCCGAGGAGGCCCACGACCGCCCCTGTCTCGTCGTCACCGCCGACCGCGAACTGCGGCGCAGGGTGGGCGAGTTGGGCGCCGAGGTGACCGGGCCGCGGGCGGTGCGCGGGGAGTCCTGAACGGTCGTCCGTCCGCCCGCCCGGCGGAGCGAGGGCGTGTCGGCCCGGTCCGGCACGCCGTCCGGCCCCGCAGACCCGCGTGAAGCGGGAAGCGGGACGTACGGGGCCTGCGAGTGGAACGGCTTGCCGAGGTCGGCTACGGGGCGTCGCCGCCCGGCGGCTTGACGCCGCCGCCCGCGGCGGTCCCCTCCTGGCGTCCGAGGCGGCTGTGCGAGCGACCGTAGACGAAGTAGACGAGGAAGCCGAGGATCATCCAGCCGGCGAAGCGGAGCCAGGTCTCGGTGGGCAGGTTGAGCATCAGCCACAGCGAGGCGCACACCGACAGGACCGGGACGAACGGCACCCAGGGGGTGCGG is from Streptomyces sp. NBC_01314 and encodes:
- a CDS encoding ABC transporter substrate-binding protein → MNHRRTLTGTLVAAALLASGCTGSGGSSKGADAKAPDDPAQVSGTIKVLTHRTDIVQDGTMKKYADTFNKTYPKVKVEFEALTDYEAEVKIRMNTENYGDVLMIPGVIKKNDYPKFFASLGTEEELGKKYRFTDFTTVDGKVYGQTTNGGTPGFVYNKKVWAEAGVTDWPTSPSEFLTALKAIKSKTDAVPYYTNFAAQWPLTSWTYVDGSVSCDNAATTRLAEGDPWAQGEDLRVGDTLLYDIVKQGLIEKDPTTTNWEGSKPRLAKGEIATAWLGSWAVLQFRQAAEKAGANPDDIGFMPFPAQVDGTFCAVLSPDYSQAVNINSDHKEAARAWIDWFSTESGYADDNLLPSIRKDAPLPEALKPYEDAGVKLIELDDAKGGLVKEIDSASEVGLYGPAYRQDLVDLARGAKDGSLDDFLADLSERWTEAQKSVGS
- a CDS encoding glycoside hydrolase family 2 protein; protein product: MLDATPLTEGWILRHGGDPLPAEVPGCVHTDLLAAGLIPDPFLGRNETEVAWVGRREWTYEVELPGVGAAGGHDQTDLVFDGLDTAAEIRLDGRLLGSVRNMHRSYRFDITGMSGRLRVSFASAYAEAEAVRERLGDRPNTYPEPFQYIRKMACSFGWDWGPTLVTAGIWRPVRLERWSTARIARVRPLVTVDGTTGHVELLVDVERAAVEAGLWLEARVGGVSAVAEVEGTSGAVRLEVPGVELWWPRGYGEQPLYDVELTLHSESGALDLWRRRVGFRAVELDRSADEHGTGFTLVVNGERLFARGVNWIPDDVFPSRITPERYRARLTRAAEAGVDLVRIWGGGIYESEDFYDVCDELGLLVWQDFPFACAAYPEEQPLRGEVEAEARENVVRLMPHPSLVLWNGNNENLWGFRDWGWEKRLAGESWGEGYYLGLLPRVVAELDPTRPYAAGSPWSGSWERHPNDPAHGTHHSWEVWNREDYAEYRANVPRFVAEFGWQAPPAYATLRRALPGEALASDSPGMLHHQKAEDGNGKLERGLTRHFDLPEGDFDRWHYLTQVNQARAVAAGIEHWRSHWPVCAGTIVWQLNDCWPVTSWAAIDGDGREKPLYHELRRLYADRLLSLQVRGEGLVLAAVNQAGEAWDPAGVRLRRMSVEGSVVAETTVSVSAAARTVAGVRVPREVEPVGAKEFLVADGEGLRAVYFPVPDREVPYPRPEFDVEVGPDSVTVTARTLVRDLLFQADRLGAAARADTGLVTLLPGERVTIGVRGWEDVPSVEDVRRALYCVESAR
- a CDS encoding LacI family DNA-binding transcriptional regulator gives rise to the protein MSVSPTPPPAPPPVPRVTIKDVAALAGVSKGAVSLAFNRKPGLADATRDRIFAAARELGWAPNLAARSLSSQRVDVVGLAICRPAKLLGLEPFYMEFISGVESVLTERSCSLLLRLVRNLEEEVGLQDAWWRGRQVSGSILVDFRADDPRVTAVGRLGMPVVAVGHPSLTGGLTSVWTDDATAVTEAVRYLAALGHRRIARVGGAVSLGHSALRTAAFEKAAASLVSARVWQVATDFSGEAGARATRALLTGADGDRPTAIVYDNDIMAVAGLSVAAEMGVRVPEDVSLLAWDDSQLCRLTRPTLSAMSHDVHGFGADVARTLFDVIAGDGASHPVATPVLVPRGSTAPAP
- a CDS encoding acetyl-CoA C-acyltransferase; translated protein: MPRTVKDVVFVDGVRTPFGKAGPKGIYHETRADDLVVKAIRELLRRNPGLEPAKIDEVAIAATTQIGDQGLTIGRTAGILAGLPQSVPGYSIDRMCAGALTAVTSVAGSVAFGAYDIAIAGGVEHMGRHPMGEGVDPNPRFVSEKLVDESALFMGMTAENLHDRYPTITKQRADEYAVRSQEKAAKAYANGKIQADLVPISVRRTNPEAGETGWGLVTADEPMRPGTTLENLSGLKTPFRVHGRVTAGNAAGLNDGATASLIASEDFARANNLPVKMRLVAYSFAGVEPEVMGYGPIPATEKALAQAGLSIDDIGLFEINEAFAVQVLAFLEHYGIADDDARVNQYGGAIAFGHPLASSGVRLMTQLARQFEEQPEVRYGLTTMCVGFGMGATVIWENPHFESAGGSK
- a CDS encoding 3-hydroxyacyl-CoA dehydrogenase NAD-binding domain-containing protein, which produces MSTTAELLKGAAELFPDEVVTSAHVRHLDLPFGAGRFALITLDNGLDHTKPTTFGPASLANLNTALDQVEKEASAGEIIGVGVTGKPFIFAVGADLKGVELLKEHEHALAIGKGGHEVFKRLSALAVPTFAYYNGAAMGGGVEVGLHCAYRTVSKAIPAFSLPEVFLGLVPGWGGCALLPNLIGADKAVSVIIENSLNQNKQLKGQQVFDLGIADAIFEGADFLEQSLIWTANVLKGDVTVERPVIDRGEAWDQAVAKGRSIADSKVHGAAPAAYRALDIIEAAKNGDLQQGFDAEDVALADLIMGGELRSGIYAFNLVQKRGKRPAGAPDKSLARPVTKVGVVGAGLMASQLALLFLRRLEVPVVLTDIDQERVDKGVGYVHAEIDKLLLKSRINQDKANRLKALVTGVLDKAEGFADADFIIEAVFEEIGVKQQVFAEVEAVAPAHAILATNTSSLSVTEMASKLKNPERVVGFHFFNPVAILPLLEIVRGETTDDASLATAFAVAKKLKKTAVLVKDAPAFVVNRILTRFMGEIQNVIDEGTSVEVAEKAVEPLGLPMSPLVLLELVGPAIGLHVSETLNRAFPDRFTVSPNLAAVVKAGKRGFYVYSAENGFKPELDPEVAALLKQGDVVLSEEQVRARVLDAVAQEIGLMLDEGVVAEAQDIDLCLITGAGWPFHLGGITPYLDREGVSERVNGKKFLETGTASVPA
- a CDS encoding NTP pyrophosphohydrolase, translating into MDDPLLVIVDAANVVGSVPDGWWRDRRGAAERLRDRLARDGVPGRDEPVELVMVVEGAARGVTPVPGVRVEAAPRSGDDRIVELVAEEAHDRPCLVVTADRELRRRVGELGAEVTGPRAVRGES